The Anopheles bellator chromosome X unlocalized genomic scaffold, idAnoBellAS_SP24_06.2 X_unloc_1, whole genome shotgun sequence genome includes a window with the following:
- the LOC131214103 gene encoding transcriptional regulator ovo-like, whose amino-acid sequence MPKIFLIKNRLHQQQLRLLEAQKNSHDSSDNNGGNGVVGGKAGAVDNVIGSSNEPLSLVSRKREHKYATDRDIFGEENRFSPPCRKRAPSPSLSLFAPERLATAAPKVLEEMEEKEGKEEEKEVVEVVGEEEEEEKVQEEEGKEGAEEAKKKEKVIDASAAAAVAEEKEEEMMEEKEEEVKEEVVEMEKKEKEEEKVEKAEMKETENDSATSGSGSFVADHHYHHRPLGITQAYRHHHLHNPYQTHYHNMQTGRFLRSNTSTKDPCFSYPPSTATITTTTTSTTTTTTTATTATTATTATSAAPPLSVTCNSNKDNVEEDKPFRNGRPYPSPLLASVPIAEEKKEGEPTEEVLVVEREGEPVVVPAVVRSSFISVGTNRIAQPSPPRAEAAASKKGAAAGGGSGGSGGSNGERPIMAVTVAKYDQRCPVLLPLPTVSNGTFRSCDGPSPYVGLRGHVPTNAERKAYPPTPPAILEKVDWRSEPTAEEISPTKAGPPQDHDNIANSSSSSSSSSSSSTTLYNEQRVARKGVIREEPSVPSGDHYRQISSPVDKLPSAKGRLLSLHTRPAPLPQVVPHGTVVRCSVIQRTPVVAKLSSTEPHQQQPVGVDPNPRAVDLKVRVPVALIAEPEQEQPIDYHIPKRPPASVATPTPPTAEGPRNEAEEEENCDKRAEMNTSPHPAGILQRNLQPFRSAAAAAAAAAVLNGIVQGAAGHGRSSGDGGSGGGGGGAAQNQSGGAGDGGGGGTSNGGGGGGYASGGSGGASGGGAFGGGTGSGGGGGMGGRDGRSNYGPNSPPTGSLPPFYESLKGGGAGGALNSYNANGGYLTNGTSSYQQLLSTLDCEATVQELSGSGSGGGAESSLLGLGPGFTSYGSATGASSSGDGKRVTDGAGSNDGGGANGTGSDGSDIGSPESAAVVAVAAAAAAAAMGKHCHLMLHNHFGLPLKDEIDLDYDAKVDSTLQGLYVSSRAGGGDGGENTGAGEIVPVDGGASGNGGGGGSGGYGVPDAMIDIGDSLQLTTYASSGGGSPTVLLEGLSDADFSLYSRAMHDEQSSNGNDLELTSTPSLTPDSVGTPLQHIDPAHEAFGDVYPSGEAHHQQNGHLTLPREYATMVAAAAFSSQHHSLTPNTIQHPQHGGHQQHQHQQQHQLQHSQHHHQQHHLNAHHQVAQQSLQKYGAAAHDNNNQPGLGYLQTGVGAASYQSYQALLRYDPLDSHSNLSLPSPNGGSSSLDVALQQNLQPAMLHGAGSNVTSLHLQSNPLHQQHQQQQQHRSLGVRSPGATSATLGHVAVVGPPPAVIACTIQNLGLPADSELQFVNGGHGIKNPLAIENVPLRMRIDERHSKSLGSSGGGTSKARSHQHHNQQQQQHHQQHLLPQKQLENNVVVVGSATTASSTSASSTASLSSASSTSSNSPSSSSASSTSSSAASPNGCSSPGHSVVGGVTVVCAPTATATDDDQNRFVCRICSKTFSLQRLLNRHMKCHSDVKRYLCTFCAKGFNDTFDLKRHTRTHTGVRPYKCNLCEKSFTQRCSLESHCLKVHGVQHQYAYKERRTKMYVCEECGHTTNEPEVHYMHLKEKHPYSPALLKFYDKRHFKFSNAAFANNLLGSLPMPVHN is encoded by the exons ATCGCGACATCTTTGGGGAAGAGAATCGCTTCAGTCCCCCATGCCGGAAGCGAGCTCCATCACCGTCCTTGTCGCTCTTTGCCCCGGAGCGGTTGGCAACGGCTGCACCCAAA GTACTGGAAGAGATGGAAGAGAAGGAAGggaaggaagaggaaaaggaaGTGGTCGAGGTGGTgggggaggaggaggaggaggaaaagGTACAGGAAGAGGAAGGGAAGGAGGGCGCAGAGgaggcgaagaagaaggagaaggtGATAGAtgcgtcggcggcggcggcagtggcggaggagaaggaggaggaaATGATGGAGGAAAAAGAGGAAGAGGTGAAggaggaggtggtggagatggagaagaaggaaaaggagGAGGAGAAGGTAGAGAAGGCGGAGATGAAGGAGACGGAGAA CGACTCCGCGACTAGCGGCTCAGGCAGCTTTGTCGCTGATCACCACTATCATCACCGTCCGCTCGGCATAACGCAAGCCTACCGTCACCACCATCTCCACAACCCCTATCAAACCCACTATCATAACATGCAGACAGGCCGGTTTCTCCGCAGCAATACATCCACCAAAGATCCTTGTTTTTCTTACCCTCCCTCTACTGCTACCATAACCACTACGACAACATcgactactactaccaccactactgCTACCACggctactactgctactactgctacttCTGCAGCTCCGCCACTTTCGGTCActtgcaacagcaacaaggacAACGTAGAAGAAGACAAACCGTTCCGAAATGGCAGGCCGTATCCTTCGCCACTGCTGGCATCGGTACCCATCGCCGAGGAGAAAAAGGAGGGCgagccaacggaagaggtgctggtggtggagcgCGAAGGGGAACCAGTGGTGGTGCCTGCGGTGGTGCGATCTTCGTTCATCAGTGTCGGGACAAATCGAATAGCACAACCGTCACCGCCTAGAGCCGAGGCGGCTGCTAGCAAGAAGGGCGccgcagctggtggtggcagtggtggcagtggtggcaGTAATGGTGAGCGGCCAATTATGGCGGTAACGGTAGCAAAGTATGACCAGCGGTGCCCCgtcctgctgccgctgcccaCTGTCAGCAACGGTACGTTCCGTAGCTGCGACGGACCGTCGCCGTACGTCGGATTGCGCGGTCATGTCCCCACGAACGCCGAGCGCAAAGCGTACCCTCCCACGCCTCCTGCCATCTTGGAGAAGGTGGATTGGCGGTCGGAACCAACGGCCGAGGAGATCAGTCCCACGAAGGCAGGCCCACCACAGGACCACGACAACATCGCtaactcgtcgtcgtcgtcgtcatcgtcatcgtcgtcatcgac CACCCTGTACAATGAGCAGCGGGTCGCGCGGAAGGGTGTGATACGCGAGGAGCCTAGTGTACCCAGCGGTGACCACTATCGGCAAATATCGTCCCCGGTGGACAAACTGCCATCGGCGAAGGGTCGGCTTCTGTCGCTGCACACACGCCCTGCTCCGCTACCCCAGGTGGTACCCCACGGAACGGTGGTGCGCTGCTCTGTCATCCAGCGGACGCCCGTCGTAGCCAAATTATCGTCCACCGAaccacaccaacaacagccgGTGGGCGTTGATCCCAACCCCCGGGCAGTAGACTTGAAGGTGAGGGTACCGGTGGCACTGATCGCAGAACCGGAGCAGGAACAACCGATAGACTACCATATACCGAAGCGCCCGCCGGCGTCGGTGGcaacgccgacgccgccgacaGCGGAAGGAccgcgaaacgaagcggaGGAGGAAGAGAATTGCGATAAGCGCGCTGAAATGAACACGAGCCCCCACCCAGCCGGCATTCTGCAACGGAACCTGCAACCGTTTCGGtcggcggccgcggctgctgcggccgccgcggtCCTGAACGGCATCGTACAGGGCGCGGCAGGGCACGGACGGTCCTCGGGCGATGGTggtagcggtggtggtggcggtggcgctgccCAAAACCAATCCGGAGgcgccggcgatggtggtgggggcGGGACAtcgaacggcggtggcggtggcggatacgcatccggtggcagtggaggtgccagcggtggtggtgccttcgGCGGTGGTACGGggagtggcggcggtggtgggatGGGAGGGCGCGATGGCCGTTCCAACTACGGTCCGAACAGCCCACCCACCGGCTCCCTGCCACCGTTCTACGAAAGTCTAAAGGGTGGCGGAGCGGGAGGAGCCCTTAACAGCTACAACGCGAACGGTGGCTATCTCACGAACGGCACATCCAGCTACCAGCAGCTACTCAGCACGCTCGACTGTGAGGCCACCGTGCAGGAACTGAGCGGCAGTGGATCGGGCGGGGGCGCTGAGAGCAGTTTGTTGGGGTTGGGGCCGGGCTTTACCAGTTACGGTAGTGCGACGGGCGCAAGCAGCAGCGGTGATGGTAAGCGAGTCACCGACGGCGCTGGCAGCAACGACGGGGGCGGTGCTAATGGCACTGGCAGCGATGGCAGCGACATTGGCAGTCCGGAGTCggccgcggtggtggcggtagcggctgctgctgccgccgctgctatGGGCAAACACTGCCATCTAATGCTGCACAACCACTTCGGGTTGCCGCTAAAGGACGAGATCGATCTGGACTACGATGCTAAGGTGGACTCGACCCTGCAGGGACTGTACGTCAGCAGCAGGGCCGGAGGCGGAGATGGAGGAGAGAACACGGGGGCTGGTGAAATTGTACCTGTAGACGGTGGAGCATCCGGGAATGGCGGCGGGGGTGGTAGCGGCGGCTACGGTGTGCCCGACGCCATGATTGACATCGGCGACTCGTTGCAGCTGACGACCTACGCTTcatccggtggcggcagtcccacggtgctgctggaagGTTTGAGCGATGCGGATTTCTCGCTTTACTCGCGCGCCATGCACGACGAACAGTCGAGCAACGGCAACGACCTGGAGCTCACATCCACGCCCTCACTTACACCCGACTCCGTCGGCACTCCGCTGCAACACATCGACCCGGCGCACGAAGCCTTTGGCGACGTGTATCCTTCCGGTGaggcccaccaccaacagaACGGACATCTGACACTGCCGCGGGAGTACGCGACGATGGTAGCCGCTGCAGCCTTCAGCAGTCAGCACCACTCGCTCACGCCCAACACCATCCAGCATCCGCAACACGGTGGccatcagcaacatcagcaccagcagcagcatcagctaCAGCAttcgcagcaccaccaccagcagcatcatctcAACGCTCACCATCAGGTGGCGCAACAGAGCCTGCAGAAGTACGGCGCAGCGGCGcacgacaacaacaaccagccgGGGCTGGGCTACCTCCAGACGGGCGTCGGAGCTGCGTCCTACCAGTCCTACCAGGCGCTGCTACGCTACGATCCGCTCGACAGTCACAGCAACCtgtcgctgccgtcgccaAACGGCGGTTCGTCTTCGTTGGACGTAGCGCTACAGCAAAACCTTCAGCCGGCGATGCTACACGGTGCGGGGTCGAACGTCACCTCTCTGCACCTCCAATCCAACCCactgcaccagcaacaccagcaacagcagcaacaccgatCGCTTGGAGTCCGATCGCCCGGAGCCACCTCCGCGACCCTGGGTCACGTAGCGGTAGTCGGTCCACCCCCAGCCGTAATTGCTTGCACCATTCAGAAC CTCGGACTGCCCGCCGATTCGGAGCTGCAGTTCGTTAACGGCGGCCATGGCATCAAGAATCCACTGGCAATCGAGAATGTTCCGCTACGGATGCGTATCGATGAGCGCCACAGTAAGTCGCTGGGGtcgagcggcggcggtacgTCCAAAGCACgcagccaccagcaccacaaccagcagcagcagcaacaccatcagcagcatctgcTACCACAGAAACAGCTTGAGAATAATGTGGTCGTAGTTGGTTCTGCGACCACCGCTAGCTCGACATCCGCGTCCTCAACGGCTTCCCTTTCCTCTGCCTCCTCCACTTCTTCTAACTCACCCTCCTCATCATCCGCATCGTCTACCTCGTCGTCCGCCGCTTCTCCGAACGGGTGTAGTTCGCCCGGGCACAGCGTCGTCGGGGGTGTCACCGTTGTGTGTGCTCCGACCGCGACAGCCACCGACGATGACCAGAACCGTTTCGTCTGTCGTATTTGTTCGAAGACTTTCAGCCTGCAACGGTTGTTGAACAGGCACATGAAGTGCCATTCGGACGTGAAACGGTATCTGTGTACGTTCTGCGCGAAGGGCTTCAATGACACATTCGACCTGAAGCGGCACACGCGCACCCACACCGGCGTCCGACCGTACAAGTGCAACTTGTGCGAGAAGTCCTTCACGCAGCGCTGCTCGCTCGAATCGCACTGCCTCAAGGTGCACGGTGTCCAGCACCAGTACGCCTACAAAGAGCGACGCACGAAG ATGTACGTTTGCGAAGAGTGTGGACACACGACGAACGAGCCGGAGGTGCACTACATGCACTTGAAAGAGAAGCATCCGTACTCACCGGCACTGCTTAAGTTTTACGACAAACGGCACTTCAAGTTCAGTAACGCAGCGTTCGCCAACAATCTGCTTGGCTCGCTACCAATGCCGGTGCACAATTAA